The proteins below come from a single Oncorhynchus gorbuscha isolate QuinsamMale2020 ecotype Even-year linkage group LG12, OgorEven_v1.0, whole genome shotgun sequence genomic window:
- the LOC123991092 gene encoding ubiquitin-like modifier-activating enzyme 5 isoform X1 produces the protein MTSIEELKLRVRELENELIKCKQKRCTAMCAEEAADNNQPHHRPRIDKMSAEVVDSNPYSRLMALKRMGIVEDYEKIRTFTVAVVGVGGVGSVTAEMLTRCGIGKLILFDYDKVELANMNRLFFQPHQAGLSKVEAAEHTLRNINPDVQFETHNYNITTMEHFAHFMDRISYGALQEGKAVDLILSCVDNFEARMAINAACNELGQIWMESGVSENAVSGHIQLIIPGETACFACAPPLVVAANIDEKTLKREGVCAASLPTTMGVVAGILVQNVLKYLLKFGTVSHYLGYNAMQDFFPTMAMKANPTCDDRYCRKQQDDYKKKEAERPKKVVEKVVEEEVVHEENDWGIELVSEQTEEELHAASGPVPDLPEGITVAYTIPEKETGASGGETVEETEQSLEELMAQMRKM, from the exons ATGACCTCAATCGAAGAGCTGAAGCTGCGAGTGAGGGAGCTTGAGAATGAGTTGATCAAGTGTAAGCAAAAGCGATGTACGGCGATGTGTGCCGAGGAAGCTGCCGACAACAACCAACCTCATCACAGACCAAGGATCGACAAAATGAGTGCAGAAGTAGTGGATTCAAACCCTTACAG TCGTCTGATGGCTTTGAAGCGAATGGGCATTGTTGAAGATTACGAG AAAATCAGGACGTTCACTGTAGCTGTGGTGGGTGTTGGAGGAGTTGGAAGTGTGACTGCAGAAATGCTCACAAGATGTGGCATTGGTAAG CTCATCCTGTTTGACTATGACAAAGTGGAGCTGGCCAATATGAACAGGCTGTTCTTCCAGCCTCACCAGGCCGGCCTCAGCAAAGTAGAGGCAGCTGAACACACACTCAG GAATATCAACCCAGACGTGCAGTTTGAGACCCACAACTACAACATCACCACCATGGAACATTTCGCACATTTCATGGATCGCATAAG TTATGGGGCGCTTCAGGAAGGAAAGGCCGTAGACCTGATTCTAAGTTGTGTGGACAACTTTGAGGCCCGGATGGCCATCAACGCA GCGTGTAACGAGCTGGGTCAGATCTGGATGGAGTCGGGTGTGAGTGAGAACGCTGTGTCTGGACACATCCAGCTCATCATCCCGGGGGAGACGGCCTGCTTCGCA TGTGCTCCTCCCCTGGTGGTGGCGGCCAACATTGATGAGAAGACCCTGaagagggagggggtgtgtgCTGCCAGCCTACCCACCACCATGGGTGTGGTGGCAGGGATCCTGGTCCAAAACGTCCTCAA GTACCTTTTGAAGTTTGGCACAGTCAGCCATTACCTGGGCTACAACGCCATGCAGGACTTCTTCCCCACTATGGCCATGAAGGCCAACCCCACATGTGATGACCGCTACTGCAGGAAACAGCAGGACGACTATAAG AAGAAAGAGGCAGAGCGACCAAAAAAGGTTGTAGagaaggtggtggaggaggaagtgGTTCACGAGGAGAACGACTGGG GTATTGAGCTGGTGTCGGAGCAGACAGAAGAGGAACTCCATGCGGCTTCAGGCCCCGTCCCCGACCTCCCAGAAGGCATCACTGTGGCCTACACCATCCCTGAGAAG GAGACCGGGGCGTCAGGAGGGGAGACGGTGGAGGAAACAGAACAGAGTCTAGAAGAGCTGATGGCCCAGATGAGAAAGATGTAA
- the LOC123991092 gene encoding ubiquitin-like modifier-activating enzyme 5 isoform X2 — protein sequence MNRLFFQPHQAGLSKVEAAEHTLRNINPDVQFETHNYNITTMEHFAHFMDRISYGALQEGKAVDLILSCVDNFEARMAINAACNELGQIWMESGVSENAVSGHIQLIIPGETACFACAPPLVVAANIDEKTLKREGVCAASLPTTMGVVAGILVQNVLKYLLKFGTVSHYLGYNAMQDFFPTMAMKANPTCDDRYCRKQQDDYKKKEAERPKKVVEKVVEEEVVHEENDWGIELVSEQTEEELHAASGPVPDLPEGITVAYTIPEKETGASGGETVEETEQSLEELMAQMRKM from the exons ATGAACAGGCTGTTCTTCCAGCCTCACCAGGCCGGCCTCAGCAAAGTAGAGGCAGCTGAACACACACTCAG GAATATCAACCCAGACGTGCAGTTTGAGACCCACAACTACAACATCACCACCATGGAACATTTCGCACATTTCATGGATCGCATAAG TTATGGGGCGCTTCAGGAAGGAAAGGCCGTAGACCTGATTCTAAGTTGTGTGGACAACTTTGAGGCCCGGATGGCCATCAACGCA GCGTGTAACGAGCTGGGTCAGATCTGGATGGAGTCGGGTGTGAGTGAGAACGCTGTGTCTGGACACATCCAGCTCATCATCCCGGGGGAGACGGCCTGCTTCGCA TGTGCTCCTCCCCTGGTGGTGGCGGCCAACATTGATGAGAAGACCCTGaagagggagggggtgtgtgCTGCCAGCCTACCCACCACCATGGGTGTGGTGGCAGGGATCCTGGTCCAAAACGTCCTCAA GTACCTTTTGAAGTTTGGCACAGTCAGCCATTACCTGGGCTACAACGCCATGCAGGACTTCTTCCCCACTATGGCCATGAAGGCCAACCCCACATGTGATGACCGCTACTGCAGGAAACAGCAGGACGACTATAAG AAGAAAGAGGCAGAGCGACCAAAAAAGGTTGTAGagaaggtggtggaggaggaagtgGTTCACGAGGAGAACGACTGGG GTATTGAGCTGGTGTCGGAGCAGACAGAAGAGGAACTCCATGCGGCTTCAGGCCCCGTCCCCGACCTCCCAGAAGGCATCACTGTGGCCTACACCATCCCTGAGAAG GAGACCGGGGCGTCAGGAGGGGAGACGGTGGAGGAAACAGAACAGAGTCTAGAAGAGCTGATGGCCCAGATGAGAAAGATGTAA